In Drosophila santomea strain STO CAGO 1482 chromosome 2L, Prin_Dsan_1.1, whole genome shotgun sequence, a single window of DNA contains:
- the LOC120443934 gene encoding latrophilin Cirl isoform X1: MFPKSLSVLNSRCAHKQSCGVLAATSMFGDPCPGTHKYLEAHYQCISAAQTSTTTNRPSPPPWVLSNGPPIFGNGSGLIHPPGVGAGAPPPPRLPTLPGVVGISGNPGLFNVPPQHTAVTHSTPSSSTTAVGGGRLKGVATSTTTTKHPAGRHDGLPPPPQLHHHHNHHGDDTATPTKPSSKLPAGGNATSPSNTRILTGVGGSGTDDGTLLTTKSSPNRPPGTAASGAVVPGNGSVVRTINNINLNAAGISGGDDESKLFCGPTHARNLYWNMTRVGDVNVQPCPGGAAGIAKWRCVLMKRMPDSGYDEYDDDPSSTTPAPNGGDCLHNSSSCEPPVSMAHKVNQRLRNFEPTWHPATPDLTQCRSLWLNNLEMRVNQRDSSLISIANDMSEVTSSKTLYGGDMLVTTKIIQTVSEKMLHDKETFPDQRQREAMIMELLHCVVKTGSNLLDESQLSSWLDLNPEDQMRVATSLLTGLEYNAFLLADTIIRERSVVQKVKNILLSVRVLETKTIQSSVVFPDSDQWPLSSDRIELPRAALIDNSEGGLVRIVFAAFDRLESILKPSYDHFDLKSSRSYAILSNDSDVNAGEIQQRLRILNSKVISASLGKGRHIQLSQPITLTLKHLKTENVTNPTCVFWNYIDHAWSANGCSLESTNRTHSVCSCNHLTNFAILMDVVDEHQHSLFTMFDGNMRVFIYISIGICVVFIVIALLTLKLFNGVFVKSARTSIYTSIYLCLLAIELLFLLGIEQTETSIFCGFITIFLHCAILSGTAWFCYEAFHSYSTLTSDELLLEVDQTPKVNCYYLLSYGLSLSVVAISLVIDPSTYTQNDYCVLMEANALFYATFVIPVLVFFVAAIGYTFLSWIILCRKSRTGLKTKEHTRLASVRFDIRCSFVFLLLLSAVWCSSYFYLRGAKMDDDTADVYGYCFICFNTLLGLYIFVFHCIQNEKIRREYRKYVRQHAWLPKCLRCSKTSISSGIVTGNGPTAGTLCSVSTSKKPKLPLGVSEEAHDDPQQQQHTPVPITEDAIMGASSDCELNEAQQRRTLKSGLMTGTLQAPPQTLGGHVVLERGSTLRSTGHASPTSSAGSTHLIFAHKQQQQQQQQQQQGPLGESYYHQPDYYSWKQPPTGTGGLKTPREYYNNTGASASSPQQAHEVFYWTQKPNSGQHGKKKRGAGGVPPSPSGSLHSRTAAASQVLFYPSYKKTKAGQPTGYPQYAEALDPPLATGNAAAYYQQQQQLRRQQLHQQQQQQLSSDEEQVEQHAHLLHLQRRAGSQQQLPAPPPHMAQYQHEFMQRQYRNKHSNCDLGMGDAYYNQGSVGGADGGPVYEEILSNRNSDVQHYEVGDFDVDEVYNNSVGTGVFNNMRAAVAAGGSRYGGGSLSGGSVSSRSQQQQLKKQQQQQSLAQQRSARRCTADDDDDEEEEEDEEATAAEQLHDSVCDEDEEEDESDLEDDAHGLPPQSDERMRRLMAMQDEDFKRRFQRQLRKHGAPLDYGALPPGSGPQPEHNGAVFGVSGGVGEGSMRGAFRQQQQQQALNAKSPGGRLAVNDLFGHGNSGPPLPPANQTPAQKRQQLQKLSPQSTTSSSSHTSHSNPNPHPLQLTHPHPHQHPPHHQQRHLSAMLDENNTVRCYLEPLTK; encoded by the exons ATGTTTCCGAAGTCTCTCAGCGTGCTGAACTCAAG ATGTGCCCACAAGCAGAGCTGCGGTGTGCTGGCAGCCACGAGCATGTTCGGGGATCCCTGTCCCGGGACCCACAAATATTTGGAGGCGCACTACCAGTGCATAAGTGCTGCGCAAACGTCGACGACGACCAACAGGCCCAGTCCGCCGCCATGGGTGCTGAGCAATGGTCCGCCGATCTTTGGCAACGGCAGTGGACTGATCCATCCGCCTGGGGTTGGAGCGGGTGCGCCCCCTCCACCGCGACTTCCCACACTGCCCGGAGTGGTGGGAATCAGTGGGAATCCCGGCCTGTTCAACGTACCACCGCAACACACCGCCGTCACGCACTCCACGCCCTCGAGCAGCACGACAGccgtgggcggtgggcgtttGAAAGGTGTGGCCACCTCTACGACGACAACCAAGCATCCGGCTGGTCGCCACGATGGTCTACCACCGCCACCGCaactgcaccaccaccacaaccaccacgGTGATGACACTGCCACACCCACCAAGCCAAGCAGCAAGTTGCCGGCTGGCGGAAATGCGACTTCACCATCCAACACGAGGATACTCACGGGCGTGGGAGGATCCGGAACTGATGATGGAACCCTACTGACCACAAAGAGCTCACCCAACCGCCCGCCGGGCACAGCGGCCAGTGGAGCCGTAGTCCCCGGTAATGGCAGCGTGGTGCGCACCATCAACAACATTAATTTGAACGCAGCCGGGATATCCGGAGGCGATGATGAGTCCAAGTTGTTTTGCGGCCCCACTCATGCCCGGAATTTGTACTGGAACATGACTCGAGTGGGTGATGTAAATGTTCAGCCCTGTCCTGGCGGAGCAGCCGGCATCGCCAAGTGGCGTTGCGTGCTTATGAAGCGGATGCCGGACTCCGGCTATGATGAGTACGATGATGACCCCAGCTCCACAACTCCAGCGCCCAACGGCGGCGACTGTCtgcacaacagcagcagctgcgagCCGCCGGTGAGCATGGCCCACAAGGTAAACCAGCGTCTGCGCAACTTTGAGCCCACCTGGCATCCCGCGACACCTGATCTGACGCAATGCCGCAGCCTTTGGCTTAACAATCTGGAAATGCGTGTCAACCAGCGGGACTCCTCCCTGATCTCCATTGCCAACGACATGTCCGAAGTGACCAGTAGCAAAACGCTCTACGGCGGAGACATGTTAGTCACCACAAAGATTATCCAAACAGTGTCTGAGAAGATGCTGCACGACAAGGAGACCTTCCCGGATCAGCGACAGCGCGAGGCTATGATCATGGAGTTGTTGCATTGTGTGGTCAAAACTGGCTCCAACCTACTGGACGAGTCGCAGCTGTCCTCGTGGTTGGACCTCAATCCGGAGGACCAAATGCGTGTAGCCACCTCCTTGCTAACTGGCCTGGAATACAATGCCTTTCTGCTAGCAGATACGATTATCAGGGAGCGCAGCGTGGTGCAAAAGGTTAAGAATATAT TGCTGTCTGTTCGTGTTTTGGAAACTAAGACCATTCAGTCCAGCGTGGTCTTCCCAGATTCGGATCAGTGGCCCTTGAGTTCGGATCGCATTGAGCTGCCCCGAGCTGCTCTTATAGACAATAGTGAAGGCGGCCTGGTGCGAATTGTATTCGCCGCCTTTGATCGCCTGGAGTCCATTCTCAAGCCCAGCTATGATCATTTCGATCTCAAGAGCTCCCGCAGTTACG CCATTCTCAGCAACGACAGCGATGTCAACGCGGGGGAAATCCAGCAGCGCCTTCGCATCCTGAACAGCAAGGTGATCTCGGCCAGCTTGGGCAAGGGGCGTCATATACAACTCTCCCAGCCCATTACCCTGACCCTGAAGCATTTGAAGACCGAAAATGTGACGAATCCCACCTGTGTGTTCTGGAACTATATTGACCA TGCATGGTCTGCCAACGGATGCAGCCTGGAGTCCACAAACCGCACGCACAGCGTCTGCAGTTGCAACCACCTGACCAACTTTGCCATACTAATGGACGTTGTGGATGAGCACCAGCACTCGTTGTTCACCATGTTCGATGGAAATATGCGCGTATTCATCTATATAAGCATCGGCATCTGCGTAGTGTTCATAGTAATTGCCCTGCTGACGCTGAAGCTGTTCAATGGGGTCTTTGTGAAG TCCGCCCGCACCTCGATCTATACCAGCATTTACCTTTGCCTCCTGGCCATCGAGCTGCTCTTTCTACTGGGCATTGAACAGACCGAAACAAGCATTTTCTGCGGCTTCATTACTATTTTCCTACACTGTGCCATCCTATCAGGCACCGCCTGGTTTTGTTATGAAG CCTTTCATTCGTACTCGACGCTCACCTCGGATGAGCTCCTACTGGAGGTGGACCAGACGCCCAAAGTGAACTGCTACTACCTCTTGTCCTATGGACTGTCGTTAAGCGTAGTGGCCATCTCGCTGGTTATCGATCCCAGCACCTATACCCAAAACGATTATTGCGTGCTGATGGAGGCGAATGCCCTGTTTTATGCCACCTTTGTAATTCCGGTGCTTGTCTTCTTTGTG GCTGCGATTGGCTACACGTTCCTCTCCTGGATTATACTGTGCCGCAAAAGTCGCACCGGTCTTAAGACTAAGGAACATACTCGCCTCGCTAGCGTGCG GTTCGACATACGCTGCTCCTTTGTGTTCCTCTTGCTGCTCAGCGCTGTTTGGTGCTCGTCCTACTTCTATTTGCGAGGAGCCAAAATGGACGATGACACGGCTGATGTGTATGGATATTGCTTCATCTGCTTCAACACATTGCTGGGGCTCTATATCTTCGTGTTTCATTGCATTCAAAACGAAAAGATCCGGCGGGAGTATCGGAAGTATGTGAGACAACATGCTTGGTTGCCCAAGTGCTTGCGCTGCTCGAAAACATCTATTTCCTCGGGCATTGTCACCGGTAATGGACCCACAGCCGGAACCCTTTGCAGTGTTTCCACGTCCAAGAAGCCCAAACTGCCATTAGGAGTAAGCGAAGAGGCGCATGACGAtccccagcagcaacagcacacGCCAGTGCCCATCACTGAGGATGCCATCATGGGAGCCAGCTCTGATTGTGAACTAAACGAGGCCCAACAAAGGAGAACCCTGAAGAGTGGACTCATGACGGGCACCCTACAGGCTCCACCGCAGACCCTTGGCGGCCATGTTGTGCTCGAAAGAGGCAGCACTCTTCGCTCCACCGGTCATGCTTCACCCACCAGCTCTGCCGGGTCCACACACCTTATTTTTGCCCataagcaacaacaacaacaacagcagcagcagcaacagggaCCTTTGGGTGAGTCTTACTACCATCAGCCGGACTACTACAGCTGGAAGCAGCCACCAACAGGAACAGGAGGATTGAAAACACCGCGGGAGTACTACAATAATACAGGTGCTTCTGCATCCTCGCCGCAACAGGCACACGAGGTATTCTACTGGACTCAGAAGCCTAACAGCGGTCAACATGGCAAAAAGAAGAGGGGCGCTGGAGGAGTTCCCCCCTCGCCGAGTGGCTCGTTGCACAGTCGCACGGCCGCCGCCTCCCAGGTGCTATTCTATCCATCTTACAAGAAGACCAAGGCTGGCCAGCCAACCGGCTATCCGCAATACGCGGAGGCGTTGGACCCACCACTAGCCACTGGCAATGCGGCTGCCtactaccagcagcagcaacagttgcgTCGCCAGCAGCtacatcagcagcagcagcagcaactctcCTCGGACGAGGAGCAGGTCGAGCAACATGCTCACTTGTTGCACCTGCAACGACGAGCTGGtagccagcagcagctccctgctccaccgccgcacATGGCGCAGTACCAGCACGAGTTTATGCAGCGCCAGTATAGAAATAAGCATTCCAACTGTGATCTGGGCATGGGCGATGCCTACTACAACCAAGGCAGCGTTGGCGGCGCGGATGGTGGGCCGGTCTACGAGGAGATCCTCAGCAACCGCAACTCGGATGTGCAGCATTACGAGGTGGGTGACTTTGATGTGGACGAGGTGTACAACAATAGCGTTGGCACTGGCGTCTTCAACAACATGAGAGCGGCAGTGGCTGCCGGCGGAAGTCGTTACGGCGGCGGAAGCCTGAGTGGCGGAAGTGTCTCGTCCAGgagccaacagcagcagctcaagaagcagcagcaacaacagtcgCTGGCTCAGCAAAGATCGGCTCGACGCTGCACGGcggatgacgatgacgacgaggaagaggaggaggatgaggaggcAACGGCCGCGGAGCAATTGCACGACAGCGTCTGTGATGAGGATGAAGAGGAGGACGAGAGCGACTTGGAGGATGATGCTCATGGATTGCCACCCCAGAGTGATGAGCGGATGCGTCGTCTGATGGCGATGCAAGACGAGGATTTTAAGCGGCGGTTTCA ACGTCAACTGCGCAAACATGGAGCGCCTCTTGACTACGGGGCTTTGCCGCCAGGATCAGGTCCGCAACCCGAGCACAACGGTGCGGTTTTTGGGGTTAGCGGCGGCGTTGGTGAGGGCTCCATGCGTGGCGCATttcggcagcagcagcagcagcaagcacTGAATGCCAAGTCGCCAGGCGGCCGTTTGGCGGTAAATGATCTATTCGGTCACGGCAACTCGGGACCACCGCTGCCGCCGGCAAATCAGACGCCCGCGCAGAAGCGTCAGCAGCTACAGAAACTGTCACCACAGTCCACCACATCATCGTCGTCGCATACATCACATAGCAACCCCAATCCGCATCCTCTCCAGCTTACccatccgcatcctcatcAGCATCCCCCGCACCATCAGCAGCGCCATCTGTCGGCCATGCTCGATGAGAACAACACGGTCCGATGTTATCTGGAACCACTGACTAAGTGA